Part of the Hydrogenothermus marinus genome is shown below.
ATAAAAAACCTATAGGTTATATATCAAAAAAATCTTATATTGCATCTTTGCATATATCACCATTTGAAGAGGAAAAAGATATATTTAAATCAAGACAAAGATTATTTCCTAAGCATTATAATCTTAAACATAAAGTAAAAAAATATTTTCCTGAAAATATAATTGATATTTTTCTTCAACTTGGTAATACTGCAAAAAAATTAAATATGAAGATTTATCTTGTTGGAGGTATTGTAAGAGATATAATTCTGGGAAGGAAAAATTTAGATATAGATATATTAGTAGAAGGAGATGCTATCAAACTTGCTTATGAGTTTGCAAAAGAAAATGGTTTTGTATTTCATAAATTTGAAGAGTTTATGACTGCACAAATTAAAACAAAAGATAATATAAAGCTTGATTTTGCTACAGCAAGAAAGGAAATTTATGAATATCCTGGAGCGTATCCTAAAGTAGAAAAAGCAACCTTAAGAGAAGACTTATTTAGAAGAGACTTTACAATAAATACACTTGCTATAGATATTACTGAAGAAAATTTTGGAATATTGCTTGATTATTTTTATGGCTATCAAGATATAAGAAATAAAAAAATAAGAGTTCTGCATGAGCTTTCATTTATAGAAGATCCAATAAGAATATTTAGAGCTTTAAGATTTGCAGGAAGATTTGGATTTAAACTTGGAAGTCATACTGAAAAACTATTAAAGGTAGCTATTCAGCAAAACTTTATAAAAGTAGCCCCTGAAGGGAGAATAAATCTTGAACTAAACTTAACTTTTAATGAAGAAAATGTAATTGAAATCTTATTTTTAATGGATGAATATAAGCTGTTAAATCATTTAATAAAATATTTTGTGCTAAATGATTTTAGAAAAAAAGTTTTAGAGAAGATAAGAGACAATATTTTATATTTTGAATTAATTTTTAACAAAAAAGCAGATAAATCTATAATCTATCTTTTAGGACTTTTATATCATCTTCCTTTAGAAATAGCTACTGAGTTTTTAGAAAAATATTATTTTGAAAAAGCATTTAAATCTTTTGAAGAGTTTTATTATCTAAAAGATAAAATAAATGAAAATTTAAAAAATAGTGAAATTTATGAATATATAAAAGGTATAACATTAGAAACAAAGATATTTTTAATATCATATCTACCTGAAAACTTATCTAAAAGAATTTTAGATATTTTAAACAAAGAGAAAGAAAAATTTATTACTGGAAAGGATTTAATATCCTTAGGTTTGAAACCATCACCTAAATTTTCAAAAATACAAACTGAAATATTTAAAAAATATCTTGATAATGAGATAAAAGATAAAAAACAAGCTTTAGAATATATAAAACAAAAATTTTTATAGTTTTTTCACTGAAAAAGTCTATATTATTAAGAAAAAATATAAAAGGTAGAAAATGAAAATACTGATAGTGGAAGATAATAAAGACTTAAATGAAACTATAAAAGAGATATTAGAAATTAATGGGTTTTTATCAGATTCTGCTTATGATGGAGAAGAGGCTTTAGACTTTATACAAAATTTTGATTATGACCTTATAATTCTTGATATTATGCTTCCTAAAATAGATGGTTTTCAAGTATGTAAAGAAATAAGAGATAAAGGAATAGATACACCTGTTTTAATGCTAACTGCAAAAGATACAACAAAGGATAAAGTAAAAGGACTTGATATTGGTGCAGACGATTATTTGGTAAAACCTTTTGAGATAGAAGAACTAATTGCAAGAATTAAAGCTTTAATAAGAAGAACATCTTCTCAAAAAAAGGATATTATTAAAATTAGCAATTATATTTTTGATTTAAAAAATAGAAAAGTTTTTAAAGATAATCAGGAAATTCAACTTACACCAAAGCTATTTTGTATTTTAGAGCAACTCCTTAGAAATAGAGGAAATATAGTAAGTTATGAAAGTTTAATGAATAAATGTTGGGATATAAATGATTATCCAACAAAAGAAACAGTTAGAGCAAATATAAAACTTTTAAGAAAAACATTGAATGATAAAGATTTAATAAAAAATATCACCGGTGTTGGTTATAAAATAGAATGAGATTAAATGAGTTTATAAAGGCCCGTCTTAAAATAACTTTTATTATTTCTTTTATAGCTACTATTATACTTTCTGCTTTTGGTGGCACTGTTTATTATTATTATAAAAAGGAACTTGTTTTTGAAATAAGTGATAGATTAAAAAGTATTGCTTTTGATGTTGCAAGAAATTTAGAAAGTTCTACAGATGATTGGTCTGTTATTAATGAGTTAAAAATACCTGAAGATAATTTTGTTTGTATTTATAATTATTCAAATGGTCTTCTTTTTTATAATAAAAAAATGTGTAATTATAAAACTAATTTTACAGGATTTAAAGTTTTAGATGATAAAGTTATTTTTGGTATTACCTTAACAAAAAATTTTGATCAATATCATATATATGTTGGAGAAAATCTTAATAAAATCTTAAGATCTGTATATAAACTAAAAGCTACAATTTTTTATACTTTTTTTGGACTTTCTCTAATCATCTTTGTTTTTGCTTTTTATATATCAAAATATATAGTAAAGCCTCTTCAAATAGCATTGGAAACTCAAGAAAAGTTTATTCAAAACACATCTCATGATTTAAAAACACCATTATCTATTATCTCTTCTAATTTTTATTTAATAAAACAGAAAAATTTTAAGAATATAGATAAAAATATAAATATTTTAGAGAAAAATATTGAGTATATGAAAAAAATAATAAATGATATGCTTTTTATGGCAAATATAGGTAATAAAGAAAAAACAAAACTTAATATAAATAGCATTTTAAAAGATTTAATATCAGATTTTGAAACAGATATAAAAGAAAAAAATATAAACCTTGAGATAATAGAAAAGGAAAATATAGATTTTGTTGCAAATTATGAAGATATAAAAAAGCTATTCTCAAATCTTTTAGAAAATGCAATTAAATATAATGAAGAAAACGGAGAAATAATAATAAAAATAGATAAAAAAGAAGTTTCAATAAAAAATACAGGACAGATTATTTCTGAAAAAGATAAAGATTTAATATTTGAAAGATTTTATAGAGGAGATAAAGCAAGAACTTCTCAAGGAACAGGTCTTGGCCTTTCTATAGTAAAAGAGATAGCAAAATCATATAATATAAAAATTAAGTTAAAAACAGACAAAAAATATAATGAATTTATAATAAAATTTTAACAATGAAAAAAATTTTTGAAAGTTATGATTTTGTAATATTATTTTCTGTATTATTTTTAATATCAGTAAGTCTAATTGGTATTTATAGTGCAACAATAAATGAATCTTCTTCATATATAAAAAAACAGGTAATATTTGCAATCCTTTCTTTGATAATAATATTTTCATTACCTTTTTTAGATTATAGAAAGATAGTAAACAACTCTATTTGGTTATATATTCTTGGGATTTTGTCTTTAATATATGTGAAATTTTTTGGGATAACAGTTCTTGGTGCTAAAAGATGGATAAAATTAGGATTTTTTTCATTACAACCTTCTGAATTTATGAAATATATAGTTGTAATTTTTGTAGCATATATCTTAGCAGTTGCAAAAATTCCTATATCTTATAAAGATGTAGCAAAAATATTAATAGTTGTTTCAATTCCATTTTATTTAACTTTAAAACAGCCAGATTTAGGAACTGCAATTACTATATTAATCCCTATTCTTTTTATTATATTTTTAGCAGGTTTAGATAAAAAATTTATAATAGGAAGTTTTTTAATTATAATCTTTTCTTCACCTTTTATATGGATGCATCTAAAAGATTATCAAAAAAATAGAATTATTGCTTTTATCAAACCAGAGGCAGATCCATATGGTACTGCTTATCATATAATTCAATCAAAGATAGCAGTAGGCTCAGGAAAATTAGTTGGAAAAGGATTTTTACAAGGTACCCAATCTAAGCTTTTATTTTTACCTGAAAAACATACAGATTTTATATTTGCTACTTTAAGTGAAGAATTTGGCTTTGTATTATCGGCAATTATAGTTTTAGTTTTTCTTCTTTTAGCTTTAAGAATATTATACTGGGGAAGTAAAGTAAAAGATAAAGCTGGTAAGTTTATATGTTATGGATTTGGCGGTTTAATAGCAACACAAGCATTTATTAATATAGCTATGACTATAGGGTTTGCACCTGTTGTTGGAATTACTTTACCTTTTATTAGTTATGGTGGAAGTTCTTTAATTACTTTTTCTTTAATGGTAGGTACAGTTTTAAGTGTGATAAGAATCAATAAAATGCAAAAATTACAGTTTACAGGGGATTAATATCACTTAAGATTTTATTAAATTTAAAAATTTATTAAATACAACATCTTTATGGAATTTTTTATTATAAATTTGATAAGATTCTTCTTGAAATTTATTTCTTAACTGCTTATTTTCTATAAGAATATTTACTTTTTTAATCATATCATTTATATCTCTAACTTTTGTTAGAAAACCATTAACTCCATCTTTAATAAGATAAGGGATATTTCCTAAGTCTGTTGCTACAACAGAGGTTTTTGTTGCAAATGCTTCAATTATAGTTCTTCCAAAACTTTCATTAGCATAAGTAGGCATTAAAAAAATATCAGATGCTATATAAAATTTTGCAACTTTTTTTTGAGGTCCTAAGATTAATATATCTTTGTTTCCTTCAAAGATTTTTTTTATTTCTTTTAGTTTTTTTCCTCCTCCAACAAGTATAGCTTTTAGATTTTTATGTTTATTTTTTAAAATCCTAAATACTTCAATAAACTCATTTATACCTTTTCCAATCTCTACTTTTCCACAAAAAAGCATTA
Proteins encoded:
- a CDS encoding DHHA1 domain-containing protein, encoding MSKDRNLQVVLLTEGSDLDSLSSAYALTLLEKDTYIYLPHSYSNSIKIALSFFKNKLNPKIIKNIDVKKLEKIFIVDTSSYEKIKQILNEANINKSIEITAIDHHKSFENFPKDIKKITVNYGACTTYFIKQIEEKNINIDKKDATILALGLYEDTGSFRYSNTTYEDIKALSFLVKKGIDFNILNEILSKRIDEKSLKVINELLENLDISYIENTKIAISKAFCNEYIPDISQYLNLVKEFSSQDALFILIISKNKITIIGRSNGKIDVASVLAVFGGGGHKNAAAATIKNADYEEIIDIIETLVLKQILKDRKVEDIAIKNFQVVEENTSLNNIRNLDEPFLFVVDKEGIFKGILFTKTVKNALKHKDIKNLTAKEFSIDDIIVFDANTPIYEVETKVFSSNQDIFPVLKDKKPIGYISKKSYIASLHISPFEEEKDIFKSRQRLFPKHYNLKHKVKKYFPENIIDIFLQLGNTAKKLNMKIYLVGGIVRDIILGRKNLDIDILVEGDAIKLAYEFAKENGFVFHKFEEFMTAQIKTKDNIKLDFATARKEIYEYPGAYPKVEKATLREDLFRRDFTINTLAIDITEENFGILLDYFYGYQDIRNKKIRVLHELSFIEDPIRIFRALRFAGRFGFKLGSHTEKLLKVAIQQNFIKVAPEGRINLELNLTFNEENVIEILFLMDEYKLLNHLIKYFVLNDFRKKVLEKIRDNILYFELIFNKKADKSIIYLLGLLYHLPLEIATEFLEKYYFEKAFKSFEEFYYLKDKINENLKNSEIYEYIKGITLETKIFLISYLPENLSKRILDILNKEKEKFITGKDLISLGLKPSPKFSKIQTEIFKKYLDNEIKDKKQALEYIKQKFL
- a CDS encoding response regulator transcription factor — translated: MKILIVEDNKDLNETIKEILEINGFLSDSAYDGEEALDFIQNFDYDLIILDIMLPKIDGFQVCKEIRDKGIDTPVLMLTAKDTTKDKVKGLDIGADDYLVKPFEIEELIARIKALIRRTSSQKKDIIKISNYIFDLKNRKVFKDNQEIQLTPKLFCILEQLLRNRGNIVSYESLMNKCWDINDYPTKETVRANIKLLRKTLNDKDLIKNITGVGYKIE
- a CDS encoding sensor histidine kinase yields the protein MRLNEFIKARLKITFIISFIATIILSAFGGTVYYYYKKELVFEISDRLKSIAFDVARNLESSTDDWSVINELKIPEDNFVCIYNYSNGLLFYNKKMCNYKTNFTGFKVLDDKVIFGITLTKNFDQYHIYVGENLNKILRSVYKLKATIFYTFFGLSLIIFVFAFYISKYIVKPLQIALETQEKFIQNTSHDLKTPLSIISSNFYLIKQKNFKNIDKNINILEKNIEYMKKIINDMLFMANIGNKEKTKLNINSILKDLISDFETDIKEKNINLEIIEKENIDFVANYEDIKKLFSNLLENAIKYNEENGEIIIKIDKKEVSIKNTGQIISEKDKDLIFERFYRGDKARTSQGTGLGLSIVKEIAKSYNIKIKLKTDKKYNEFIIKF
- the rodA gene encoding rod shape-determining protein RodA: MKKIFESYDFVILFSVLFLISVSLIGIYSATINESSSYIKKQVIFAILSLIIIFSLPFLDYRKIVNNSIWLYILGILSLIYVKFFGITVLGAKRWIKLGFFSLQPSEFMKYIVVIFVAYILAVAKIPISYKDVAKILIVVSIPFYLTLKQPDLGTAITILIPILFIIFLAGLDKKFIIGSFLIIIFSSPFIWMHLKDYQKNRIIAFIKPEADPYGTAYHIIQSKIAVGSGKLVGKGFLQGTQSKLLFLPEKHTDFIFATLSEEFGFVLSAIIVLVFLLLALRILYWGSKVKDKAGKFICYGFGGLIATQAFINIAMTIGFAPVVGITLPFISYGGSSLITFSLMVGTVLSVIRINKMQKLQFTGD